Within the Sporocytophaga myxococcoides DSM 11118 genome, the region TCTTTTGATCAAATCTCTCCTAATTTAAAAAGGGCTGTAATTGCATCAGAAGATCAGCGATTTATGGATCATTTTGGATTTGACTTTGATGCTATAAAAAAGGCTATGAAGTACAATAAAAAAGGGAAGAAAAAAGTAGTAGGTGCCAGTACAATTAGTCAGCAGGTTGCAAAAAATGTTTTTCTCTGGCCTTCCAGATCATGGTTAAGAAAAGGGTTTGAAGTTTATTTCACTGTTCTTATAGAAATATTCTGGAGTAAGGAAAGAATACTTGAAGTTTACCTTAATATTGTAGAGCTGGGTAATGGAATTTATGGCGCAGAGGCAGCTTCAAAATACTATTACAGTATCAATGCAAAAAAACTTTCAAAAGATCAGGCGGCCTTATTAGCAGCAATATTACCAAATCCCTTAAAATGGTCTCCAACCAAGCCTTCAATGTATATTTTAAAGAGAAGAAATTGGATTAGACAGAATATGGCAAGAATGGGAAAGGTCGAGTTTTCCTGATATAATGGCAAAATTCCTTTCAATAAAAAGGGTTCGAATATTTATCCGAACCCTTTTTTTTATTTTAGTATTTAATATCAATCTATTTTTTTCATAACCAAAGCTGTTCTGTTGGTCAGGTAAATACTTAATGACTGGAATTCATCAGTTTCATGGATAAAATCCGTATCAACTCTTCCAAATCCACCAAATTCCTTTTCATCTGAATTTAGGATGATTTTATACTTACCCATTTCTGGAGCTCTGAACCGATAACCAAAAATAGAATTTCCAATACTGAAGTTAAATATAAATACAAGGTTATTTCTTTCGAATATGATGACCTTATTCGCAGAGTCCATATTGATTTGTCTTCCGTTTAAAGCGGAAACAATATGGTTTTCTTTTATGCAATGAACCATTGCCCTATCAAA harbors:
- the mtgA gene encoding monofunctional biosynthetic peptidoglycan transglycosylase; this encodes MFWKKCVRIIKLTVIFFLVSTLFSVIMLRFIPPIATPLMIIRCGEQIWNGKSLKLKKDWVSFDQISPNLKRAVIASEDQRFMDHFGFDFDAIKKAMKYNKKGKKKVVGASTISQQVAKNVFLWPSRSWLRKGFEVYFTVLIEIFWSKERILEVYLNIVELGNGIYGAEAASKYYYSINAKKLSKDQAALLAAILPNPLKWSPTKPSMYILKRRNWIRQNMARMGKVEFS